A window from Culex pipiens pallens isolate TS chromosome 3, TS_CPP_V2, whole genome shotgun sequence encodes these proteins:
- the LOC120422841 gene encoding uncharacterized protein LOC120422841 isoform X2 has product MYNGGGKQSKDPKFVAKRLERKQKVAIRQKKQAPIVRNAMRNKDCPPQELRKLLRRVPDVLAHNPNFQVVRFCLPDYPRQWIQQEEEVDPFAAYINDAFRGQNYVRWPLDVHLTGGYVLVLLPDGPSAEFARSLLPGLQGFFGTGIREPSWQEVERFHASWSDRSPGMFSRHQKRPQQD; this is encoded by the exons atgtacaacg GGGGAGGTAAACAATCCAAAGATCCCAAGTTCGTGGCCAAGCGCCTGGAGCGCAAGCAAAAGGTAGCGATTCGCCAGAAAAAGCAGGCCCCAATCGTGCGGAATGCCATGCGGAACAAAGACTGTCCCCCGCAGGAACTCCGGAAACTGTTGCGTCGAGTGCCGGACGTGCTCGCCCACAACCCGAACTTCCAGGTCGTGCGCTTCTGTCTGCCGGACTATCCGCGCCAGTGGAtccagcaggaggaggaggtggaCCCGTTTGCCGCGTACATCAACGACGCCTTCCGGGGACAGAACTACGTGCGGTGGCCGCTGGACGTGCAT TTGACCGGAGGTTACGTGCTGGTTCTGCTTCCGGACGGTCCTAGTGCAGAGTTTGCGCGCTCGTTGCTGCCCGGCTTGCAGGGTTTCTTCGGAACGGGAATTCGAGAGCCCAGCTGGCAGGAGGTCGAGCGGTTCCACGCCAGCTGGTCCGACCGGAGCCCGGGAATGTTTTCGCGCCACCAGAAGAGACCGCAGCAGGATTGA
- the LOC120422858 gene encoding EARP-interacting protein homolog gives MDDNNSLIYGLEFQARALASRQAESNDVRFFLATQSLKPNNQLHVVDLDEDSSTLQAKIFSHPLGEVWKLTASPHDGNVLASCFSTLGSQGVMQTALLRLPDQLTSPDDEAEFLQFADVEVLNTEGYGGEIRTTEFHPTDGNLLSTVIDGKILLFNRAEASTRLVVEINAKNAPKFSAGRWSHFNQGNQFITLYESSVRSYDVREPNHCAWVIEDAHSQLVRDLDCNPNKQCHIVTGGDDGVMKIWDFRNTKEHVFARNDHHHWIWNVRFNTYHDQLLLSAGSDGKIMLTCASSVSSEALESVGGGGDEEERTKEHLADGLLQTFDQHEDSVYCVEWSTADPWLFASLSYDGRMIVSKVPKQYKYQILL, from the exons ATGGACGACAACAACTCGCTCATCTACGGATTGGAGTTTCAG GCTCGCGCTCTCGCTTCCCGGCAAGCGGAAAGCAACGACGTTCGGTTCTTCCTGGCCACCCAGTCCCTGAAGCCAAACAACCAGCTGCACGTCGTGGACCTGGACGAGGACAGCTCAACGCTGCAAGCGAAGATCTTCTCCCACCCACTAGGCGAAGTCTGGAAACTGACGGCCAGCCCTCACGACGGAAACGTCCTCGCGTCCTGCTTCAGCACCCTGGGCTCTCAGGGGGTCATGCAAACGGCCCTGCTACGGTTGCCGGACCAGCTGACCTCGCCGGATGACGAGGCGGAATTTCTTCAGTTTGCTGACGTGGAAGTGTTGAACACGGAGGGGTACGGTGGGGAGATCCGTACGACGGAGTTCCACCCGACGGATGGGAATTTGCTGAGCACGGTCATTGATGGGAAGATTTTACTGTTTAATCGGGCGGAAGCTTCCACCAGGTTGGTGGTGGAAATTAATGCGAAGAACGCACCTAAATTTTCCGCTGGACGGTGGTCACACTTTAACCAGGGAAATCAGTTCATAACGCTTTACGAATCGTCGGTGAGGTCGTACGACGTCCGCGAGCCGAACCATTGCGCGTGGGTCATCGAGGACGCGCACAGTCAGTTGGTGCGGGACTTGGACTGCAATCCGAACAAGCAGTGCCACATCGTGACCGGTGGCGACGATGGCGTCATGAAGATCTGGGACTTTCGGAACACGAAGGAGCACGTGTTTGCGCGGAACGACCATCACCACTGGATTTGGAACGTGCGGTTCAATACGTATCATGATCAGCTGCTGCTGTCGGCGGGCAGTGACGGGAAGATTATGTTGACGTGCGCGAGTAGTGTGAGTTCGGAAGCGTTGGAAAGTGTGGGAGGAGGTGGTGATGAAGAGGAGCGGACCAAGGAACATCTGGCCGATGGGCTGCTGCAGACGTTTGATCAGCACGAGGATTCAGTTTACTGCGTCGAGTGGAGCACGGCCGATCCGTGGCTGTTTGCCAGCTTGAGCTACGACGGAAGGATGATTGTTTCGAAGGTGCCGAAGCAGTACAAGTATCAGATATTGCTGTAA
- the LOC120422843 gene encoding uncharacterized protein LOC120422843 has product MGKKNTKNKNNKKPSKKAVKRAAEKELRKAAKFEMLQNRNKYQEPIKERLKARNCPHQEIGNMFRSVKCKEAMWKHQDPVPVRFCYSNYPARWMKSTEEIQHLINFVNNDCSRNGAKKPIYSNNVGGYLLLLMQDEASAEYVNGLLDKLNSSFPDEGLRVPSLEEIKTFHDGWEERSPNMFSKYLKGGALRVPKPKAN; this is encoded by the exons ATGGGGaagaaaaacaccaaaaacaagaacaacaaaaagCCGTCTAAAAAGG CGGTCAAACGCGCGGCGGAGAAAGAATTGCGGAAGGCGGCCAAGTTTGAGATGCTCCAGAATCGCAACAAATACCAGGAACCGATTAAGGAGAGGCTGAAAGCAAGAAACTGCCCGCATCAGGAGATTGGGAATATGTTCCGCAGCGTAAAGTGCAAGGAGGCTATGTGGAAACATCAGGACCCGGTGCCGGTGCGTTTCTGCTATTCGAACTACCCGGCGAGATGGATGAAATCCACGGAGGAGATTCAACACCTTATCAATTTCGTCAACAACGATTGCTCGCGAAATGGGGCGAAAAAGCCAATTTACTCGAAC AACGTGGGCGGCTACTTGCTGCTATTGATGCAAGACGAGGCGAGTGCCGAGTATGTGAACGGATTGCTTGACAAGCTGAACAGCAGCTTCCCAGACGAAGGGCTGCGGGTGCCCTCGCTGGAGGAAATTAAGACGTTCCACGACGGCTGGGAGGAGCGAAGCCCGAACATGTTCTCCAAGTACCTGAAGGGTGGTGCCCTGCGCGTGCCGAAACCCAAGGCCAACTAG
- the LOC120422840 gene encoding splicing factor 3B subunit 2 isoform X2, with protein sequence MENNPEQNHPPASMLPPPPPGFMLGGPSLMGPPGGQPDDPNRNLPSLMSLKFPESPEEAAAAAADLANKKPSELVLPKALEDVLALKTLRAKELGAEEVLAAAGAVVPLVAPPLMAPPPPSGVIGSYLDMDGDSDDENLDGVAPAPPIISKAEGRLDRNRRRKQRKKENRKARREQQAQVMQQREKEHKEQEQAKEVAAPAPVESTEKQVVEEPVPPEVEDGKEVEEAVVKKEETEEEREKRKAKERAARTKDKLAKAVAMIENELERVEIEYVPEKVTIADLAPMYRQFYRVFEIFKLEAKPKEQAKADTTESEKIAAAKKASEKDGDEDDDDAMDVEIDEKERISKRKMKKLTRLSVAELKQLVHRPDVVEMHDVTARDPKLLIQLKSHRNTVQVPRHWCFKRKYLQGKRGIEKPPFELPAFIKKTGIMEMRASLQEKDEAKTLKAKMRERARPKMGKIDIDYQKLHDAFFKWQTKPRMTIHGDLYYEGKEFETRLKEKKPGDLSEELRVALGMPIGPACHKIPPPWLIAQQRYGPPPSYPNLRIPGLNAPIPEGCSFGYHAGGWGKPPVDENGKPLYGDVFGMSASEHDNGLGEEEIDRTQWGELESESEESSEEEEEDGEDLSAPPDESGLVTPAEGLVTPSGLTSGVPAGMETPDTIELRKKKIESEMEDNETPVLYQVLPEKRTDRIGASMMGSTHVYDLAGAAAAAAAGGAGGGAGGSRARAGAIDREGMVELALDPSELDMDNEAMAQRYEQQMREQQSHLQKEDLSDMLAEHVARQKSKRKRQQTDTTSKQTKKYKEFKF encoded by the exons ATGGAGAATAATCCCGAG CAAAACCATCCCCCGGCGTCGATGTTGCCGCCTCCGCCGCCCGGATTCATGCTGGGTGGTCCGTCGCTGATGGGACCCCCCGGCGGCCAACCCGACGACCCGAACCGCAACCTCCCGTCGTTGATGTCGCTCAAGTTTCCGGAAAGTCCGGAAGAGGCTGCTGCGGCAGCGGCCGACCTGGCCAACAAAAAGCCATCCGAACTGGTCCTTCCAAAAGCGCTCGAGGACGTGCTGGCCCTGAAGACGCTGCGTGCGAAAGAACTCGGCGCCGAGGAGGTGCTGGCCGCGGCCGGAGCCGTCGTTCCGCTGGTCGCACCGCCGTTGATGGCTCCACCGCCGCCGTCCGGAGTGATCGGGTCGTACCTGGACATGGACGGCGATTCGGACGATGAGAATCTGGACGGAGTGGCACCGGCGCCGCCGATCATCTCCAAAGCCGAAGGTCGGCTGGACAGGAATCGACGCCGGAAGCAGCGCAAGAAGGAGAACCGGAAGGCACGCCGCGAGCAGCAGGCCCAGGTCATGCAGCAGCGGGAAAAGGAGCACAAGGAGCAGGAACAGGCGAAGGAGGTGGCGGCGCCGGCTCCGGTTGAAAGCACCGAGAAGCAGGTTGTAGAGGAGCCGGTTCCACCGGAAGTGGAAGATGGAAAGGAAGTCGAGGAAGCGGTGGTGAAGAAAGAGGAGACCGAGGAGGAGCGAGAGAAAAGGAAGGCCAAGGAACGGGCTGCGAGGACCAAGGACAAACTGGCCAAGGCTGTGGCCATGATTGAGAACGAGCTGGAGCGGGTTGAAATCGAGTACGTTCCGGAAAAGGTCACGATCGCCGATTTGGCACCGATGTATCGTCAGTTCTATCGCGTCTTTGAGATCTTCAAGCTGGAAGCGAAGCCGAAGGAGCAGGCCAAGGCGGACACGACGGAAAGTGAGAAAATCGCCGCGGCGAAGAAAGCCAGCGAGAAGGACGGTGACGAGGACGATGACGACGCGATGGACGTGGAAATTGACGAAAAGGAGCGAATCTCCAAGCGAAAGATGAAAAAGCTAACCCGGCTGAGTGTGGCCGAGTTGAAGCAGCTGGTCCACCGTCCGGATGTTGTTGAAATGCACGACGTGACGGCACGCGATCCGAAGCTGTTGATTCAGCTCAAGTCCCACCGGAACACGGTCCAGGTGCCGCGCCATTGGTGCTTCAAGCGTAAATATCTCCAGGGAAAGCGCGGTATCGAGAAGCCACCGTTTGAGTTGCCGGCGTTCATCAAAAAGACCGGAATCATGGAAATGCGCGCCTCACTGCAGGAAAAGGACGAGGCCAAAACGCTCAAGGCCAAAATGAGGGAACGGGCCCGGCCAAAGATGGGCAAGATCGACATCGATTACCAGAAGCTGCACGACGCATTCTTCAAGTGGCAAACCAAGCCTCGGATGACGATCCACGGCGATTTGTACTACGAGGGAAAAGAGTTCGAGACCCGGCTGAAGGAGAAGAAACCGGGCGATCTGTCGGAGGAGTTGCGCGTCGCCCTCGGAATGCCAATCGGCCCGGCTTGCCACAAGATTCCGCCGCCCTGGTTGATTGCCCAGCAGCGTTACGGACCACCGCCAAGCTATCCGAATCTGCGGATTCCCGGCTTGAACGCACCCATTCCGGAGGGCTGCTCGTTCGGTTATCACGCGGGCGGCTGGGGCAAACCGCCGGTCGACGAAAACGGCAAGCCCCTGTACGGTGACGTGTTTGGCATGAGTGCCAGCGAGCAtgat AACGGTCTCGGCGAGGAGGAAATCGATCGCACCCAGTGGGGCGAGCTGGAATCCGAATCGGAAGAATCGTccgaggaggaggaagaggacGGCGAAGACCTGAGCGCACCCCCGGACGAAAGTGGCCTCGTAACCCCAGCCGAGGGTCTCGTAACGCCGTCCGGTCTGACCAGTGGCGTCCCGGCCGGCATGGAGACGCCGGACACGATCGAGCTGCGCAAAAAGAAGATCGAAAGCGAAATGGAGGACAACGAAACCCCCGTGCTGTACCAGGTACTCCCCGAAAAGCGCACCGACCGCATCGGAGCCTCGATGATGGGTTCGACGCACGTGTACGATCTGGCCGGAGCTGCCGCGGCGGCCGCAGCCGGTGGTGCTGGCGGTGGCGCCGGTGGTTCGCGTGCCCGCGCCGGGGCCATCGATCGCGAGGGAATGGTCGAACTGGCGCTGGATCCATCCGAGCTGGACATGGACAACGAAGCGATGGCCCAGCGGTACGAGCAGCAAATGCGCGAACAGCAGAGCCACCTGCAGAAGGAGGACCTGTCGGACATGTTGGCCGAGCACGTGGCCCGCCAAAAGTCCAAACGAAAACGGCAGCAGACGGACACGACCAGCAAGCAGACCAAGAAGTACAAGGAGTTCAAGTTTTAA
- the LOC120422857 gene encoding uncharacterized protein LOC120422857, with protein sequence MGDTNLLSAYKLINSQVVLSNQKLKEEIREKIEMINEIHDELFQCRAENKTLRDMVHKLLEQFKTVTTIMISVRDQSGNVFDMVNREHVAIEREQQSRKPVAALVYEKRRAENPPHENEAAIAEEDDENQSMEDYRTAVGLEGDEEEDDADESFEPRVTLKLSMSPQLNRLSHPRRSRNRSIDESFETVDTNSVVAVGRRSHPGRESRGGGRTSEEESSAEVHEMDVSGSVVHPTITVVSPDKTEAIEVDPSTVSESTLEASSFVDPSGIPSDQSTQSELNPETDQSLRPSKIKRMASDSMICSLVDREANKENNTTTNDDTIANASCSTPVTKSRNLRGRGKKRQPPISPVPMVALTPLTKANLQQHNISYDGLLTVPNGNAKSMKNELDRSDQDSMNSTDSKRPRRKAAPKVLKEPTLIKKLRRK encoded by the exons ATGGGGGACACGAACCTCCTGTCGGCGTACAAGCTGATCAACTCGCAGGTGGTGTTGAGCAACCAAAAGCTGAAGGAGGAAATCCGCGAAAAGATCGAAATGATAAACGAAATTCACGACGAGCTGTTCCAGTGCCGGGCGGAGAACAAAACGCTCCGTGACATGGTCCACAAGCTGCTGGAGCAGTTCAAAACGGTGACCACAATTATGATATCGGTGCGTGACCAGAGTGGGAACGTTTTTGACATGGTCAACCGGGAGCACGTCGCGATTGAGCGGGAACAACAGAGCCGAAAGCCGGTGGCCGCGCTGGTCTATGAGAAACGCCGAGCGGAGAACCCACCACACGAGAATGAGGCCGCAATCGCGGAGGAGGACGATGAGAACCAGTCGATGGAGGATTACCGGACGGCGGTTGGTTTGGAGGGggacgaagaggaggacgacgCGGATGAGTCCTTTGAACCGCGGGTCACTTTGAAACTGTCCATGAGTCCGCAGCTGAACCGGTTGTCGCACCCGCGAAGGTCCCGCAATCGAAGCATTGACGAATCGTTTGAGACCGTGGATACGAACAGTGTGGTCGCGGTTGGCCGACGGAGCCATCCGGGTCGGGAATCCCGCGGCGGTGGCCGAACCAGCGAAGAAGAGAGTTCTGCGGAGGTGCACGAAATGGACGTCAGTGGCAGTGTCGTGCATCCGACGATTACGGTGGTATCTCCCGACAAGACGGAAGCTATTGAAG tTGATCCCAGCACCGTGTCGGAGAGCACGTTAGAGGCCAGCAGTTTTGTCGATCCGTCGGGAATCCCGAGCGACCAGAGCACCCAGTCTGAGCTGAACCCGGAGACGGACCAGAGTCTGCGACCGTCCAAGATCAAGCGGATGGCGAGCGATTCGATGATTTGCTCGCTGGTGGATCGCGAGGCCAACAAGGAAAACAACACGACCACCAACGACGACACGATCGCGAACGCAAGCTGCTCAACACCCGTTACAAAGTCCCGCAACTTGCGTGGCCGGGGTAAAAAGCGCCAACCGCCGATATCGCCCGTCCCGATGGTGGCGCTGACGCCGTTGACCAAGGCCAACCTGCAGCAGCACAACATTTCGTACGACGGACTGCTGACGGTGCCGAATGGGAACGCGAAAAGCATGAAAAATGAACTCGACCGAAGCGACCAGGACAGTATGAACTCAACGGACTCGAAAAGACCCCGCCGAAAGGCCGCTCCCAAGGTTCTGAAGGAACCCACGCTGATCAAAAAGCTACGGCGAAAGTAG
- the LOC120422841 gene encoding uncharacterized protein LOC120422841 isoform X1, translating to MPRRGGKQSKDPKFVAKRLERKQKVAIRQKKQAPIVRNAMRNKDCPPQELRKLLRRVPDVLAHNPNFQVVRFCLPDYPRQWIQQEEEVDPFAAYINDAFRGQNYVRWPLDVHLTGGYVLVLLPDGPSAEFARSLLPGLQGFFGTGIREPSWQEVERFHASWSDRSPGMFSRHQKRPQQD from the exons ATGCCAAGAA GGGGAGGTAAACAATCCAAAGATCCCAAGTTCGTGGCCAAGCGCCTGGAGCGCAAGCAAAAGGTAGCGATTCGCCAGAAAAAGCAGGCCCCAATCGTGCGGAATGCCATGCGGAACAAAGACTGTCCCCCGCAGGAACTCCGGAAACTGTTGCGTCGAGTGCCGGACGTGCTCGCCCACAACCCGAACTTCCAGGTCGTGCGCTTCTGTCTGCCGGACTATCCGCGCCAGTGGAtccagcaggaggaggaggtggaCCCGTTTGCCGCGTACATCAACGACGCCTTCCGGGGACAGAACTACGTGCGGTGGCCGCTGGACGTGCAT TTGACCGGAGGTTACGTGCTGGTTCTGCTTCCGGACGGTCCTAGTGCAGAGTTTGCGCGCTCGTTGCTGCCCGGCTTGCAGGGTTTCTTCGGAACGGGAATTCGAGAGCCCAGCTGGCAGGAGGTCGAGCGGTTCCACGCCAGCTGGTCCGACCGGAGCCCGGGAATGTTTTCGCGCCACCAGAAGAGACCGCAGCAGGATTGA
- the LOC120422831 gene encoding uncharacterized protein LOC120422831: MGKRKSSSNPEIAKRKAARRKEMNKLAKKQAPITSNLLENGFTRHEVEKLWRRFAELLYEHPSLVPVRFCLPNYPREWISTESQMQPFRDFINDSFLDQSQFSKPVSIFFHGGYVLVLMEENFSANFVRDLLPEMRRAIGIEARQPTLQEIGIFHVTWADRSPGMFGRNRKKFHDGSHRWDD; this comes from the exons ATGGGAAAAA GAAAATCATCGAGCAATCCGGAGATCGCGAAACGCAAAGCAGCTCGGCGGAAGGAGATGAACAAACTTGCCAAAAAGCAAGCCCCGATCACTTCGAACCTGCTGGAAAACGGGTTCACTCGGCATGAAGTGGAAAAGCTCTGGCGTAGATTTGCCGAACTGTTGTACGAACATCCCAGCCTGGTTCCGGTGCGGTTTTGCTTGCCAAACTATCCGCGCGAGTGGATTTCCACGGAGAGCCAGATGCAACCGTTTCGCGATTTCATAAACGATTCCTTCCTGGACCAGTCCCAGTTCAGCAAGCCCGTCAGCATCTTTTTCCATGGTGGATACGTGCTGGTGCTGATGGAGGAGAACTTTAGCGCCAATTTTGTGCGCGACTTGCTTCCCGAAATGCGACGGGCCATCGGAATCGAGGCGAGGCAGCCCACGCTGCAAGAGATTGGGATTTTTCACGTAACCTGGGCCGACCGGAGTCCGGGAATGTTTGGGCGAAACCGGAAGAAGTTTCACGATGGGAGTCACCGCTGGGACGATTGA
- the LOC120422840 gene encoding splicing factor 3B subunit 2 isoform X1, with the protein MENNPEQQNHPPASMLPPPPPGFMLGGPSLMGPPGGQPDDPNRNLPSLMSLKFPESPEEAAAAAADLANKKPSELVLPKALEDVLALKTLRAKELGAEEVLAAAGAVVPLVAPPLMAPPPPSGVIGSYLDMDGDSDDENLDGVAPAPPIISKAEGRLDRNRRRKQRKKENRKARREQQAQVMQQREKEHKEQEQAKEVAAPAPVESTEKQVVEEPVPPEVEDGKEVEEAVVKKEETEEEREKRKAKERAARTKDKLAKAVAMIENELERVEIEYVPEKVTIADLAPMYRQFYRVFEIFKLEAKPKEQAKADTTESEKIAAAKKASEKDGDEDDDDAMDVEIDEKERISKRKMKKLTRLSVAELKQLVHRPDVVEMHDVTARDPKLLIQLKSHRNTVQVPRHWCFKRKYLQGKRGIEKPPFELPAFIKKTGIMEMRASLQEKDEAKTLKAKMRERARPKMGKIDIDYQKLHDAFFKWQTKPRMTIHGDLYYEGKEFETRLKEKKPGDLSEELRVALGMPIGPACHKIPPPWLIAQQRYGPPPSYPNLRIPGLNAPIPEGCSFGYHAGGWGKPPVDENGKPLYGDVFGMSASEHDNGLGEEEIDRTQWGELESESEESSEEEEEDGEDLSAPPDESGLVTPAEGLVTPSGLTSGVPAGMETPDTIELRKKKIESEMEDNETPVLYQVLPEKRTDRIGASMMGSTHVYDLAGAAAAAAAGGAGGGAGGSRARAGAIDREGMVELALDPSELDMDNEAMAQRYEQQMREQQSHLQKEDLSDMLAEHVARQKSKRKRQQTDTTSKQTKKYKEFKF; encoded by the exons ATGGAGAATAATCCCGAG CAGCAAAACCATCCCCCGGCGTCGATGTTGCCGCCTCCGCCGCCCGGATTCATGCTGGGTGGTCCGTCGCTGATGGGACCCCCCGGCGGCCAACCCGACGACCCGAACCGCAACCTCCCGTCGTTGATGTCGCTCAAGTTTCCGGAAAGTCCGGAAGAGGCTGCTGCGGCAGCGGCCGACCTGGCCAACAAAAAGCCATCCGAACTGGTCCTTCCAAAAGCGCTCGAGGACGTGCTGGCCCTGAAGACGCTGCGTGCGAAAGAACTCGGCGCCGAGGAGGTGCTGGCCGCGGCCGGAGCCGTCGTTCCGCTGGTCGCACCGCCGTTGATGGCTCCACCGCCGCCGTCCGGAGTGATCGGGTCGTACCTGGACATGGACGGCGATTCGGACGATGAGAATCTGGACGGAGTGGCACCGGCGCCGCCGATCATCTCCAAAGCCGAAGGTCGGCTGGACAGGAATCGACGCCGGAAGCAGCGCAAGAAGGAGAACCGGAAGGCACGCCGCGAGCAGCAGGCCCAGGTCATGCAGCAGCGGGAAAAGGAGCACAAGGAGCAGGAACAGGCGAAGGAGGTGGCGGCGCCGGCTCCGGTTGAAAGCACCGAGAAGCAGGTTGTAGAGGAGCCGGTTCCACCGGAAGTGGAAGATGGAAAGGAAGTCGAGGAAGCGGTGGTGAAGAAAGAGGAGACCGAGGAGGAGCGAGAGAAAAGGAAGGCCAAGGAACGGGCTGCGAGGACCAAGGACAAACTGGCCAAGGCTGTGGCCATGATTGAGAACGAGCTGGAGCGGGTTGAAATCGAGTACGTTCCGGAAAAGGTCACGATCGCCGATTTGGCACCGATGTATCGTCAGTTCTATCGCGTCTTTGAGATCTTCAAGCTGGAAGCGAAGCCGAAGGAGCAGGCCAAGGCGGACACGACGGAAAGTGAGAAAATCGCCGCGGCGAAGAAAGCCAGCGAGAAGGACGGTGACGAGGACGATGACGACGCGATGGACGTGGAAATTGACGAAAAGGAGCGAATCTCCAAGCGAAAGATGAAAAAGCTAACCCGGCTGAGTGTGGCCGAGTTGAAGCAGCTGGTCCACCGTCCGGATGTTGTTGAAATGCACGACGTGACGGCACGCGATCCGAAGCTGTTGATTCAGCTCAAGTCCCACCGGAACACGGTCCAGGTGCCGCGCCATTGGTGCTTCAAGCGTAAATATCTCCAGGGAAAGCGCGGTATCGAGAAGCCACCGTTTGAGTTGCCGGCGTTCATCAAAAAGACCGGAATCATGGAAATGCGCGCCTCACTGCAGGAAAAGGACGAGGCCAAAACGCTCAAGGCCAAAATGAGGGAACGGGCCCGGCCAAAGATGGGCAAGATCGACATCGATTACCAGAAGCTGCACGACGCATTCTTCAAGTGGCAAACCAAGCCTCGGATGACGATCCACGGCGATTTGTACTACGAGGGAAAAGAGTTCGAGACCCGGCTGAAGGAGAAGAAACCGGGCGATCTGTCGGAGGAGTTGCGCGTCGCCCTCGGAATGCCAATCGGCCCGGCTTGCCACAAGATTCCGCCGCCCTGGTTGATTGCCCAGCAGCGTTACGGACCACCGCCAAGCTATCCGAATCTGCGGATTCCCGGCTTGAACGCACCCATTCCGGAGGGCTGCTCGTTCGGTTATCACGCGGGCGGCTGGGGCAAACCGCCGGTCGACGAAAACGGCAAGCCCCTGTACGGTGACGTGTTTGGCATGAGTGCCAGCGAGCAtgat AACGGTCTCGGCGAGGAGGAAATCGATCGCACCCAGTGGGGCGAGCTGGAATCCGAATCGGAAGAATCGTccgaggaggaggaagaggacGGCGAAGACCTGAGCGCACCCCCGGACGAAAGTGGCCTCGTAACCCCAGCCGAGGGTCTCGTAACGCCGTCCGGTCTGACCAGTGGCGTCCCGGCCGGCATGGAGACGCCGGACACGATCGAGCTGCGCAAAAAGAAGATCGAAAGCGAAATGGAGGACAACGAAACCCCCGTGCTGTACCAGGTACTCCCCGAAAAGCGCACCGACCGCATCGGAGCCTCGATGATGGGTTCGACGCACGTGTACGATCTGGCCGGAGCTGCCGCGGCGGCCGCAGCCGGTGGTGCTGGCGGTGGCGCCGGTGGTTCGCGTGCCCGCGCCGGGGCCATCGATCGCGAGGGAATGGTCGAACTGGCGCTGGATCCATCCGAGCTGGACATGGACAACGAAGCGATGGCCCAGCGGTACGAGCAGCAAATGCGCGAACAGCAGAGCCACCTGCAGAAGGAGGACCTGTCGGACATGTTGGCCGAGCACGTGGCCCGCCAAAAGTCCAAACGAAAACGGCAGCAGACGGACACGACCAGCAAGCAGACCAAGAAGTACAAGGAGTTCAAGTTTTAA
- the LOC120422847 gene encoding kxDL motif-containing protein CG10681, with protein sequence MMNSEMSSSMQSGRPESEFSIECFQNYTAPEVFVQGLAGLVNQTDVEVMIRAQKQMLQRFEKTNEMLLNCNALSQSRLKIATDDFKKHTKLLHDMKKDLDYIFKKIRNIKSKLGSQYPQAFAEAEAKNRSVCFDEEDEIDTGSRAETLDECPPSKTGTPVRVITAAAAEEATEKQKRGSVKEKKKPAVAEASTTVSYMKMEQSPENRKSGKTTPSDPKRRSLLSTHSSSTDNSNDSSECTSDTG encoded by the exons ATGATGAACTCGGAAATGAGCAGCAGCATGCAGTCGGGTCGGCCGGAGAGTGAGTTCAGCATCGAGTGCTTCCAGAACTACACGGCACCGGAGGTTTTCGTGCAGGGACTCGCCGGGCTGGTCAACCAAACCGACGTAGAGGTCATGATTCGGGCCCAGAAGCAGAT GTTGCAGCGATTTGAGAAAACGAACGAAATGCTGCTAAATTGTAACGCGCTCAGCCAAAGTCGGCTCAAAATTGCGACGGACGACTtcaaaaagcacacaaaattgCTGCACGACATGAAGAAAGATTTggactacattttcaaaaagattcgCAACATCAAGTCCAAACTCGGCAGCCAGTATCCGCAGGCCTTCGCGGAGGCGGAGGCGAAAAACCGGTCCGTTTGCTTCGACGAGGAGGACGAAATCGACACCGGAAGCCGGGCGGAAACGCTGGACGAGTGCCCCCCCAGCAAAACGGGCACCCCGGTGAGGGTGatcacggcggcggcggcggaagAGGCCACGGAAAAGCAGAAACGTGGCTCCGTCAAGGAGAAGAAGAAGCCGGCGGTGGCCGAAGCGTCCACGACCGTGAGCTACATGAAGATGGAGCAGAGCCCGGAGAACCGCAAGTCGGGCAAAACGACGCCGAGCGATCCGAAGCGACGGTCGCTGCTTTCGACGCACAGCAGCTCGACGGACAATTCGAACGACTCTTCGGAGTGCACGTCGGACACGGGTTAG